A section of the Perognathus longimembris pacificus isolate PPM17 chromosome 7, ASM2315922v1, whole genome shotgun sequence genome encodes:
- the LOC125354360 gene encoding ergosterol biosynthetic protein 28 homolog: protein MSCFLNVLRGWLVIVSIIAMGNTLQSSRDHTFLYEKLYTGQAKLLNVLQAWTFGIWTLLSSVIRCLCAIDIDKMLYHIMLWTFLFALGQFLSELFVFRNVAPTIGILAPLMVVSQSWECWLGSST, encoded by the coding sequence ATGAGCTGTTTCCTGAATGTGTTACGAGGCTGGCTGGTCATAGTATCCATCATAGCCATGGGGAACACACTTCAGAGCTCCCGAGATCATACCTTTCTCTACGAAAAGCTGTATACTGGGCAAGCCAAACTCCTGAATGTCCTGCAAGCCTGGACCTTTGGGATCTGGACACTGCTCTCCTCAGTGATTCGCTGCCTCTGCGCCATTGACATTGACAAGATGCTCTACCATATCATGCTGTGGACCTTCCTGTTTGCTCTGGGGCAATTCCTGTCTGAGTTGTTTGTATTCAGAAACGTAGCCCCCACAATTGGCATCCTGGCACCTCTGATGGTGGTTTCTCAATCCTGGGAATGCTGGTTGGGCTCCAGTACCTAG
- the LOC125355403 gene encoding adenosine receptor A3-like isoform X2: MISNSIAPLWARMTYIAMEIFIGFFATVGNVLVIWVVKLNPSLQTTTFYFIVSLALADIAVGLMVTPLAIVVSLGVEMYFYSCLLMACTLLVFTHASIMSLLAIAIDRYLRVKLTIRYRRVTTQRRIWLALGICWLVSFLVGLTPMFGWHMKRISSDLQNITTIQCTFPSVMSMDYMVFFSFVTWIFIPLIAMCAIYLDIFYIIRNKLSQNLSGCKEPGSFYGREFKTAKSLFLVLFLFALCWLPLSIINCILYFEVQVPEFVIYLGILLSHANSMMNPIVYACKIKKFKETYFLILKACRNCQPSECLDLSMEQISE, from the exons ATGATATCCAATAGCATTGCTCCATTGTGGGCAAGAATGACCTACATTGCCATGGAGATATTCATCGGCTTCTTTGCCACCGTGGGCAACGTGCTTGTCATTTGGGTGGTCAAGCTGAACCCCAGTCTGCAGACCACCACCTTCTATTTCATCGTCTCTCTAGCCCTGGCTGACATTGCAGTTGGGCTGATGGTCACACCTTTGGCCATTGTGGTCAGTCTAGGAGTTGAGATGTACTTCTACAGCTGCCTACTCATGGCCTGCACGCTGCTGGTCTTTACCCATGCCTCCATCATGTCCTTGCTGGCCATTGCCATCGACCGCTACCTGCGGGTCAAGCTCACTATCAG ATACAGAAGGGTCACCACTCAAAGAAGAATATGGCTCGCCCTGGGCATTTGTTGGCTGGTATCTTTCCTGGTGGGATTGACCCCTATGTTTGGTTGGCATATGAAAAGGATCTCAAGTGACCTCCAAAATATCACCACCATTCAATGCACTTTCCCCTCCGTCATGAGCATGGACTATATGGTGTTCTTCAGCTTCGTCACCTGGATCTTCATTCCCCTGATTGCTATGTGTGCCATCTATCTGGACATCTTCTATATCATTCGGAACAAACTCAGTCAGAACCTGTCTGGCTGCAAAGAGCCAGGGTCATTTTATGGGCGAGAATTCAAGACAGCCAAGTCCCTGTTTCTGGTTCTCTTCTTGTTTGCTTTGTGCTGGTTGCCTTTGTCTATCATCAACTGTATTCTCTATTTTGAAGTTCAAGTGCCAGAGTTTGTGATATACCTGGGCATCCTGCTATCCCATGCCAACTCCATGATGAACCCTATTGTCTACGCTTGCAAAATCAAGAAGTTCAAGGAGACCTATTTTTTAATCCTTAAAGCCTGTAGAAATTGCCAGCCCTCTGAATGCTTAGACTTAAGCATGGAGCAGATTTCTGAGTAG
- the LOC125355403 gene encoding adenosine receptor A3-like isoform X3 encodes MFGWHMKRISSDLQNITTIQCTFPSVMSMDYMVFFSFVTWIFIPLIAMCAIYLDIFYIIRNKLSQNLSGCKEPGSFYGREFKTAKSLFLVLFLFALCWLPLSIINCILYFEVQVPEFVIYLGILLSHANSMMNPIVYACKIKKFKETYFLILKACRNCQPSECLDLSMEQISE; translated from the coding sequence ATGTTTGGTTGGCATATGAAAAGGATCTCAAGTGACCTCCAAAATATCACCACCATTCAATGCACTTTCCCCTCCGTCATGAGCATGGACTATATGGTGTTCTTCAGCTTCGTCACCTGGATCTTCATTCCCCTGATTGCTATGTGTGCCATCTATCTGGACATCTTCTATATCATTCGGAACAAACTCAGTCAGAACCTGTCTGGCTGCAAAGAGCCAGGGTCATTTTATGGGCGAGAATTCAAGACAGCCAAGTCCCTGTTTCTGGTTCTCTTCTTGTTTGCTTTGTGCTGGTTGCCTTTGTCTATCATCAACTGTATTCTCTATTTTGAAGTTCAAGTGCCAGAGTTTGTGATATACCTGGGCATCCTGCTATCCCATGCCAACTCCATGATGAACCCTATTGTCTACGCTTGCAAAATCAAGAAGTTCAAGGAGACCTATTTTTTAATCCTTAAAGCCTGTAGAAATTGCCAGCCCTCTGAATGCTTAGACTTAAGCATGGAGCAGATTTCTGAGTAG